GAAAACGGGGTGAATCTTACCGGTTCATTCTCGGATTATCTTTTGCCAACCGCGATGGAGACGCCGCATTGGGAACTCGACAAGACGGTGACGCCTTCGCCGCATCATCCGCTCGGCGCGAAAGGCGTCGGCGAATCGGCGACGGTGGGCGCGCCGCCCGCGATTGCGAATGCAGTCGTGGACGCGCTTGCGCACCTGGGTGTCACAAACATTGACATTCCGATCACGCCACCCAAGGTGTGGCAGATTCTGAAAGAGAAGGGAGTCGCGTTATAAGGACATGTGCAGCGGAGTATCTCCGCGCTTACTCAACATTTGATTAACCCATGTGCGTGTGGCTCGAACAGACTCGGCAACGGTTTGTTCGACCATACCCAGATCAAGATAAGGAGACGACCGTGTCTATCCAAGATAATATCAAGTTGGACGATGAGTTTATTGCATCGTGGAACAACCATGACGCAGACCGTTCTCTGGCAGTCTTGTCCGACGATGTGGTGTGGAATGATGTCAGTACTCCGAACGCCATGCGCGGCAAAGCCGCGGTGCGTGAGTACATCAAGAACTGGTTCACCCCATTTCCGGATATGACGGTGGTGGTAAAGAATCGCGTCGCCACGGAGGATCAGATTGCCGCCGAGTTGGAGTTCACCGGCACTAACACGGGTCCGTTGCAGATGGCGCCGGGCGCGCCGACGCTGCCCGCCACCGGCAAAACGATCCATGGCAAAGGAACCTACTTTGTGCGATTCCGCAGTGGCAAAGCAGTGGAGATTCACACTTATCCCGACATGGCTGGGATGATGATGCAGTTGGGATTAGCGCCGATGCCAGGTAAGTAACGGCAAGTCGCGCA
This portion of the Chloroflexota bacterium genome encodes:
- a CDS encoding ester cyclase: MSIQDNIKLDDEFIASWNNHDADRSLAVLSDDVVWNDVSTPNAMRGKAAVREYIKNWFTPFPDMTVVVKNRVATEDQIAAELEFTGTNTGPLQMAPGAPTLPATGKTIHGKGTYFVRFRSGKAVEIHTYPDMAGMMMQLGLAPMPGK